GAATCAGCTGGACATGAGCATGAGCATGATCACGGGGAGTTTGACCCACATGTATGGCTTGACCCGACAATGCTAGAGAAGCAAGCTGCTCAGGTGAAGGATGCATTTGTTAAGGCAGATCAGGCACATAAGGAACAATTTGAACAAAATTATAAAGTGCTAGTAGATGATTTGAAAAAACTGGATCAGGATTTTAAAACAATGGTAGAACAATCATCTAAGAAGGAAATTTTAGTTTCACATAAGGCTTTTACGTATCTAGCTTCTCGTTATGGACTTGAGCAAATTGCGATTTCTGGTGTTTCTCCTGATGATGAGCCATCACCTGCTGAGCTAAAGAATCTAGTGGAGAAGGTAAAACAAAAAGGTATTAAATATGTCATGTTTGAAACATTAGCCTCTCCAAAAGTAGCGGAAGTAATCGCACGTGAAACAAAAGCGCAAACAGCGATATTAAATCCTTTAGAAGGATTGACGTCAGAAGAACAAACAGCGGGCAAAGACTACATCTCCATTATGCGTGAAAACTTGGAAGTTTTACGCCAGGCCCTACGATAAGCTTAAATAAAGATCGCCGCTCCTTGATTGGGGCGGCGGTTTCTTTCAGCAATACAGTTATTTGTGTTCATTCGCATGCTCAACTCCTGCGTTTATCAGCATACGAACATGATCATCATCCAAAGAGTAGTACACCATTTTCCCTACCTTGCGATATTTAGCCAAGCCCATATTCCGTAGTAGTCGGAGATGATGAGAAGCGGTCGCCATGCTAATCCCAATTACGGCTGCAACATCACATACACAGAGTTCATCTTCGAGGGAGAGGGCATAAATAATTTTGGAGCGAGTATCATCAGCTAAGGCCTTAAACAAAGGGGCTACTCCATCTGCCTCTTTTATTCTCGGTTTTAATTGATTTACTTTCTCGACTTCAACGCATTCTATCTCGCATACGTCTTTTTCCGTTTGATCTTCATAAGCCAAAGTGCTCACCTCTTCCTTTCTTTATTATAGAAAACGAAAAGCTACTTCACAAGGATAGGAGAAAAGAGACAAAGAGACTGGTGAAAGCCTTGAGTCCCTGCCCATTTCATAGTACCATGATAGTATTAAATAAGAATTATTACGATTATGCCACAGTTAGGAAGTTGATTATATGCACAATGCAAAAAATCATACAAGTGTAGTTTCTCTGAAATCCGTGTCTTTTCGTTACGAAGATGGAAAAACGGTGCTGGAAGATATAGATTTTTCAATGGAAAAGGGCGATTTTGTAGGTATTGTTGGTCCAAATGGTTCGGGGAAATCAACATTAATGAAATTAATTTTAGGTTTGATTTTACCTACTAAAGGAGAGATTAAGCTTTTCGGACAGCCGATCCAAAAATTTAAGGATTGGACAAAGATTGGCTATGTTGCTCAACAAGCAGCTCATGGAGCGAGTGGATTTCCGGCGACTGTACGTGAAGTAGTAGCTTCGGGGCTGGTAGGTAAAGTAGGGTTGTTTCGGCGATTGTCTTCTGATCACTATCAGCAGGTATCCAATGTAATTAAGCGTGTTGGTTTGTCTGCGAAGGAAAATGAGCGCATTAGCAACTTATCTGGTGGACAGCTACAGCGGGTGTTTATCGCTCGTGCTTTGGTAGCAGAGCCAGAACTCTTGATACTAGATGAGCCAACAGTAGGGGTAGATCAAGAATCTATTGAGCAATTTTATCAGCTCTTGCGTTCGCTTAAAGAGGATACAGGGATGACAATGATGATCGTAAGCCATGATGTTGGCGTCATGATTGAATGGGTAAATAAAGTAGCTTGTTTACAACGTCGTTTACATTTTCATGGCACAGCAGAAGAGTTCGAACATAAACAGGAGCAAATTTTTCAATCGATGTACGGTGAGAGCGTGCGGCTTTTAACCCATCATCATTAATCTGCCACTGGGCGGAAGAAGGAAGGACACGAAAGAATGCTAGCCGATTGGTGGAATTATGAGTTTTTACGATATACCTTGTTTTCAGGACTTCTGATCGGATTGGTTTGCCCGATCTTGGGGACGTTTCTAATTGTTCGCCGCTTGTCTATGATGGCGGATGGACTTTCTCATGTGACGCTTTCGGGAGTAGCAGCAGGGATGCTTTTATCGAAAAAGGTGGCTTTCTTTAGCGTAGTGAATCCCTTATTTTTTGGAATGCTATTTTCTGTGATTGGGTCCCTGTTTATCGAGCGGTTGCGTAAGATATACCGTTCGTACCAGGATTTGGCGATACCGATCATTTTGTCTACCGGTCTAGGCCTATTTACAGTCTTAGTAAGTATTGCTGACGGTTTTAATCAAGATTTATACTCTTACTTATTTGGGAAGATCGTAACGGTAACCATTGAGGATTTATTAGCCTTAATTGGGGTGGCTGTTGTAGTGCTAGGAACGGTTATTCTCTTATACAAAGAATTGTTTGCCGTTTCGTTCGATGAAGAATTCGCACGGGTATCAGGCGTGGCCAGACGCAGTATTAATTTGTGGTTCATGGTTCTAGTGGCTCTAACAATTGCTGCATCCATGCGGATTGTCGGTGTTCTACTGATTTCTGCGTTGATTACCATTCCAGTAGCAGCCAGTTTGCAAATTGCTAAGAGCTTTCGACAGGCTATTTTCTACTCCATTTTGTTTGCCGAAATTTCTGTTTTAACAGGTTTATACTTTGCGTATATGCTCGATTGGGCTTCGGGTGGTACCATTGTGTTGGTAGCTGTCTTTATTCTAATGATTGTGTTGGGTCTCAAACGTTTACGAGCAATCTTACGTTGAAGTAAAGGAGGAGATTGCAGTTGAATTTGGAACAAGCGCTCCAGTTGTTAAAAGACAAAGGATATAAATACACGGGTAAACGTGAAGAGATGTTGCGCATTTGTGCTGAGGAAAAGCGTTATTTATCCGCACGCGATATCATGGGGCGGATGAAGGATAATTATCCGAGTTTAAGCTTTGATACGGTATACCGGAATATTTCTACCTTCGTAAAACTGGGAATTTTAGAAGAGACAGAACTAGATGGCGAAGGGAAGTTCAGGCTCTCATGCTCTACACATGGACATCATCACCATGTGATTTGTACGGTATGCGGTAAGACAAAATCATTGCCGAATTGTCCGATGACAGTAATTCCTGAGATTTCCGAGGAATTTGTCGTGACAGGGCATAAGTTCGAAGTATATGGAACCTGTAAAGATTGTAATGAACATATAGCTATGTAATCGATAAGATATAAAAGGCACCCGATAAGGTGCTTTTTTTATTTTACCTTTTGACTGTAGGAGAGATTCAAGGCCCCATTAATGGGTTTATATTACGAAGGAACGTTGATGATTTGATATGTAACGAAAGTAACAAAGGTGCGTCCAATTAATAAATACCTGTTCTATTCTGAGGAAAATAAAATGTAAACCTTTTGTAACTACTTAGCATTTTTTGGAGTGTATGATTAAGACAACAAGAAAACAACAGATAAAAAAACAAATGAAATAACATTTATTCACTCAATTGATGGAGGTAATGATACATGAAAACATTAGTAAAAGTAGTAACAAGCGTAGCGCTTTGCGGTGGAGTATTTGCAGGAGTTGGAGCAGTAGCTAATGTACCAGTGTTTGCATTGGATACACAAAAAGCACTGCAAGCCTTTGAAGTGGGAGCTCCTTTCTCACTGAAGGATTTGCAAGTAAAACCAAATAGCTATGTACTTGATTACACACAAGCTGATCTCACTGGTGATGGCGTAGCGGACGGCGTAACCTTGATCGGTACAAAAGAGAAAGGTTATATTTCCGTAAGTGATATCATGGTTGTTATGCAAGATGGCAAAACAATGAAATTCACACAGGTACCGGTTGGAAAACAAAATGCCGGATATGAGCCAAAGCTAACAGTGGGCGATTTTAATAAAGATGGTGCACAGGATGTATTAGTGGAAATGGGAGATGGCGGAAGCGGCGGAACTTCTACATATAGCTTGTTATCCTTTAAAGATGGAAAAGGTGCCGCAATGGTTGACCAAGAGAAACTGAATGCAGGCGTTGACTTCGACATTCAGTTTAAAGATGGATTCAAAGCGGAAATTACAAACAAAGCTACGAAAGAAAAAACAACGGTGGATATCAGTGAAAATAAAGCTCAATATATCAAAACTGGAATTTATGATGCAAAAGGAAAGCTATTAAAAGCAGTTGAAGGTGCGCAAGACGGATTTGGCTCCTTAGAAGTAGTGGAACAAGCAGACGGTGGACTTACTTTGGTTGGAACACAACTAATTTGGGGTAGCTATCACGCTGACAGCATCGCTATGGCAACAAGCACGTGGAAAATAGAAAAAGGTGAATTGAAACTAGAAAAAACAGAAGTAACTGCATTTGACCATGATAATTTCTCCATTGCTCCTAACTATGTACCAGGCGATAAATTTACAGAAGCAGCTCTTTCTACAAAAGAAAATAACTACATCATTGATTCTAAATATGCTGATGTAAATGGCGATGGCGTACGTGACGAAGTGATTTTGATCGGCCATAAGGAAGAAGGGGAAAAAGACCGCTTCGCTACCGACCTAACAGTAGCTGTAAAAGATGGTAAAACCAAAAAACTCACTATGGGTACAGTAGGCAAAGAAAACACTGGCTATGACGAAGCTACGCTATATATTGGTGCATTTAACGCTGATAAACATAAGGACATCCTGGTAAGTGCACCAACAGGTGGTAGCGGTGGCCTATCTACTTTTAGCTTGTTGACTTTCTCTGATAACAAAATCGTCCCTTTAGCTGATCAGGAGCTATTAAATAAAGGTGTAGAATACGATGTGGTATTTAAAGATGGTTTTAAAGTAGAGATTTCTAGCAAAGCCACTGGTAAAAAAGAAACCTTGGATGTAAGCAAAAACAAAAAAGAGTATGTTGAAACAAAAGTATATGATAACAACGGAAAGCTATTACAAGAGACAACTGGTTGGGCTGATGGACTATCTGTGTTGACTCCGGTTGATGTAGACAAGAATGGTGTACTAGAGCTTCAAGCTGTACAAAGCATTTCTGGTGCCTACCATGCTGATCGTTTAGGTGCGGCAAAAACAACTTGGACATTGAAAAATGGCAAGCTTGAACTTACAAATGAAGCACTAGAACTACGTAAATAAGTATCATTCTTATTTAGAAATGGATATTGTATCTACCGTAATGAAGAGCCCCCTTTTTTGAATAAGCTGATGATGAGTTTTGGTGTTGGGAAGTAAATAGATTGGACAAAAGAAGCGGTAGGAGCCTTTGGGCTTTTGCCGTTTTTTCGTATTCTCCCGTTTGTATAGGTAAAAATTTTCTCCAATGATTATCGACTTCTGCTCCTGAGAGGCATTTGCTATAATGATGAGGAAAAAAGTTAGAGAGTCACAGGAGATGGTGATGTGTGATGTTCCCGAGACATGTACTGAACTACCAGACCGATCATTTACAAAACATGTATACCGATGTGATTGTAGTTGGTTGTGGAATCGCAGGCTTGTATACAGCGTTAGAAGCGAGCAAAAAAGCAAAGGTAGTACTAATCAGTAAAAAGGGTTTGCAAGATAGCAATACTCGCTGGGCTCAAGGGGGCATTGCAGCGGTTACTGCTCAAAATGATTCTCCCGCATTACATCGTCAAGATACCATGCTGGCAGGTGCCGGAATTTGTACCTATGAAGCAGTAGATGTACTGGTACATGAAGGACCTCAGCGTTTACAGGAGCTAATAACCTACGGGACTCAATTTGATAAAAATAGCAATGGAGAATATGAGTTAACACGAGAAGGTGCGCATAGTCAGCGACGTATTCTGCATGCACAAGGAGATGCTACTGGTGCCGAGATTGTCCGAGCTCTAGCTAAAAAGGTGGCAGAAACAACGAACATTACGTTATTAGAGGAGCATTTCGCCGTCGATATTCTTACACATCAAGGAGAATGTGTGGGAGTGGTAGCTCTTAAACCGGACGGAGAAATGTTTGTTATACGATCCCATGCTACTATTCTGGCAACTGGTGGTGCTGGCCAGCTATATCGCTACACCACGAATCCAGAAATTGCAACAGCAGACGGTATAGCGATGGCTTATCGGGCTGGAGCAGAAGTAAAGGATATGGAATTCATTCAATTTCATCCTACCGCTCTTTGCTATCCAGATGCTCCGCGTTTTTTAATTTCCGAGGCTGTCCGAGGAGAAGGGGCCTATTTGCGCAATATTTCGGGTGAACGCTTTATGGACAAGTATCATCCACAGCAAGAATTGGCTCCGAGAGATATTGTGGCACGAGCTATTGTATCAGAGATGGAAAAAACGAAGTCTACCTTTGTCTATCTTGATATTACACATGAGTCTGAAGAGCTGATTAAACATCGCTTTCCAACAATCTATGATTTCTGTCTGGCCTATGGACTTGATATGGTAGCTGACTGGATACCAGTGGCACCAGCCTGCCATTATATGATGGGTGGCGTAAAGACTGATTTATATGGTGAAACAAATGTACCGAGGCTATTTGCGTGCGGGGAAGTTTCTTGTACAGGTGTACATGGTGCTAATCGCTTAGCTAGTAATTCATTGTCAGAAGCGATTGTCTTTGGCCATCGTATCGTAGAACGTTTACAAAAGCTATCACCTGTTATGTCATCTATTTCGCTTAATGAATCATCTTTACGTACTGGGAAAGTAGGTAACCTCAAAAAAATGCGCCTGCAACTACAAAAGATCATGTTGCGTAAAGTAGGGGTAAAGCGTGAGGCACAGGGCTTACAAGAAGCGTTGCAAGAACTTGAGAGCATGCAGACAGTCTTATCAACTCATACAATCAAACGTGAGGCCCTTGAACTGAAAAACCTGCTAACGACAGCCATCCTTACCACCAGAGCAGCACTGGTACGCACAGAAAGCCGCGGTGGTCATTATCGCGTCGATTATCCTGAGCCAAATGAAGAGAGATGGCACAAGCATATTACGCAAGGCATCAACTCAGGGCTACAAGAGGAGAGTGAAATCCGTTATGCTATGGAATAAACGCGAATTACAACGGAAAATAGAGGAATGGCTATTCGAAGATGTTGGTCATGGGGATATCACAACAATGACAACGATTCCAGCAGATGAAAAAGGTACGGGAATCTTGTATGCTAAAGAACCAGGTATGATTGCAGGATTAGATATTGCCGAACAGGTCTTTCATACCGTGGATCATGAGTTGGACTTTCAACGGTTAGTGCCGGAGGGCAGTCAGGTACAAAAAGGGGATGTGATTGCTGAAGTAACTGGTTCGGTACAAGCTATTTTAACAGGTGAACGGTTAGCCCTTAATTTATTACAGCGTCTTTCAGGGATTGCTACACGTACCCAATTGTTTGTGAGGGAGATTTCGCATACACAGGCGAGAGTAGTAGATACACGTAAAACAACACCAGGTCTGCGATTATTGGAAAAATACGCAGTGCGTGTGGGTGGTGGACATAATCATCGGTTTGCCCTGTACGATGCAGTGATGATCAAGGACAACCATAGTAAAGGTGCAGGTGGAATAAAAGAAGCAGTGAGGAAGGCCCGTGAAGCCATTCCCCACACAATGAAAATAGAAGTAGAAGCTGAATCACTAAAGCAAGTACATGAAGCATTGGAAGCAGGAGCCGATATTATCATGCTGGATAATATGCCCTGCGATATGATGAGAGAAGCAGTCCAAATCATTCAAGGCAAGGCAATCATCGAAGCATCTGGTGGAGTGACATTGGAGACGGTGAGAGCTATTGCTGAAACTGGTGTGGATGTGATTTCGGTGGGTGGACTCACGCATTCCGTTACTGCTTTAGATATCAGCTTAGATTTGAACCAACGGAAAAGATAGTCAGCGTCAGTGGACAAGATAGAGAAAAGAGGAACTACCCATGCTACTCGTAATGGATATAGGCAATACCAATATTGTGCTCGGGATGTATCAAGGAGATAGGCTAGTTTACCATTGGCGCATTGCAAGTGACCGCAATAAGACCGAAGATGAGTATGGTATGCTAGTGCTCAATTTATTTCAAAACGCTAAGCTTACACTAGAAGCCGTGACCGGAATTATTATTTCTTCGGTCGTACCACCTTTAAATAAAGCGGTGGAAAGTATGTGTGAAAAGTATTTTGCCAAGAAGCCGCTATTGATTGGACCAGGTATTAAAACCGGTCTGAATATAAAAGCAGAATACCCGAGAGAGGTGGGAGCAGATCGAATCGTCAACGCTGTTGCAGCGATTCATGAGTATGGATCGCCTTTATTAATTGTTGACTTCGGTACGGCGACAACCTTCTGCTATATAGATGAAAAGAACCAATACTGGGGAGGTGCAATCGCGCCAGGTATCGGGATTTCGACGGAGGCGCTCTTTACGCGTGCCGCAAAGCTACCCCGTATTGAGATTGCCAAGCCTGCGACTGTGATTGGCAGAAACACGATTGCTTCCATGCAATCCGGTATTTTTTATGGTTTTATTGGACAAGTTGAGGGCATTGTGAGAAGAATGAAGCAGGAGTGTAATAGCAAGCCAACGGTGGTTGCAACAGGGGGTCTTGCTCCACTCATTGCGAGAGAGACCGATTGTATTGATGTGGTTGATCAGCATCTGACGTTGAAGGGTTTACGGTTGATTTATGATCGGAATATGTAAGAGGTGCTTTCGAGAGCCATGGGCATGATCCTGTGGCTTTTTTTAACACTTCGTCTTTTACCTAGAGGATTTGATTGAACAGGTAAAGTGTCATAAATGATTGCATAGAAAAACTACACCTCCAATGTTAGATGTGTCTAACAATTGAGGTGTAGTTAATAGTAAGCCAGAGCGTTTCCGTTTTATGAGTCCAAAGGGCAGAGATAAACCCCTTCCACATTACAAATTTTTTCTAGAAATTCCCTATTAGATTGGTCTGTCAAATAGGTAGGGCAAGCAAAGTCACCAGGCCATATAATGAGATTCAAATCTACAAAGTAAAGGCAAGTTGAAATATAATCACGAAGATTTAATTTGAGGAGGAATTCAAGATCCTTCAATTCAGATACTTCAATGATTGATTCAAAGAGCTTCTCTTGGAGCTCTTTAAGTTTGTTCTGATCAATATTTTCGGGAAATATATCTTTATATGAAATGCTACTTTCCACGAAAGTGCGAGAGCAAGTCCATAAATTTCTAAAAACATTTAGAAATTTGCGTTCAAGCTCTAAATAGTCTTGTTGCTCCT
This is a stretch of genomic DNA from Brevibacillus laterosporus DSM 25. It encodes these proteins:
- a CDS encoding metal ABC transporter substrate-binding protein: MLQFVKKWGVILGVASMALFASGCGNTNIASSVQESGKLSVYTTIYPLYYVADRIGGEYVSIKNVVPAGVEPHDYEPTAQDMVAISKANVLIYNGGGLEAWVEKAVKSLNQANLLAVNTTEGLTLLASEGDDHHHEADHGHEGESAGHEHEHDHGEFDPHVWLDPTMLEKQAAQVKDAFVKADQAHKEQFEQNYKVLVDDLKKLDQDFKTMVEQSSKKEILVSHKAFTYLASRYGLEQIAISGVSPDDEPSPAELKNLVEKVKQKGIKYVMFETLASPKVAEVIARETKAQTAILNPLEGLTSEEQTAGKDYISIMRENLEVLRQALR
- a CDS encoding ArsR/SmtB family transcription factor yields the protein MAYEDQTEKDVCEIECVEVEKVNQLKPRIKEADGVAPLFKALADDTRSKIIYALSLEDELCVCDVAAVIGISMATASHHLRLLRNMGLAKYRKVGKMVYYSLDDDHVRMLINAGVEHANEHK
- a CDS encoding metal ABC transporter ATP-binding protein; the encoded protein is MHNAKNHTSVVSLKSVSFRYEDGKTVLEDIDFSMEKGDFVGIVGPNGSGKSTLMKLILGLILPTKGEIKLFGQPIQKFKDWTKIGYVAQQAAHGASGFPATVREVVASGLVGKVGLFRRLSSDHYQQVSNVIKRVGLSAKENERISNLSGGQLQRVFIARALVAEPELLILDEPTVGVDQESIEQFYQLLRSLKEDTGMTMMIVSHDVGVMIEWVNKVACLQRRLHFHGTAEEFEHKQEQIFQSMYGESVRLLTHHH
- a CDS encoding metal ABC transporter permease; the encoded protein is MLADWWNYEFLRYTLFSGLLIGLVCPILGTFLIVRRLSMMADGLSHVTLSGVAAGMLLSKKVAFFSVVNPLFFGMLFSVIGSLFIERLRKIYRSYQDLAIPIILSTGLGLFTVLVSIADGFNQDLYSYLFGKIVTVTIEDLLALIGVAVVVLGTVILLYKELFAVSFDEEFARVSGVARRSINLWFMVLVALTIAASMRIVGVLLISALITIPVAASLQIAKSFRQAIFYSILFAEISVLTGLYFAYMLDWASGGTIVLVAVFILMIVLGLKRLRAILR
- a CDS encoding Fur family transcriptional regulator, coding for MNLEQALQLLKDKGYKYTGKREEMLRICAEEKRYLSARDIMGRMKDNYPSLSFDTVYRNISTFVKLGILEETELDGEGKFRLSCSTHGHHHHVICTVCGKTKSLPNCPMTVIPEISEEFVVTGHKFEVYGTCKDCNEHIAM
- the nadB gene encoding L-aspartate oxidase, with the protein product MFPRHVLNYQTDHLQNMYTDVIVVGCGIAGLYTALEASKKAKVVLISKKGLQDSNTRWAQGGIAAVTAQNDSPALHRQDTMLAGAGICTYEAVDVLVHEGPQRLQELITYGTQFDKNSNGEYELTREGAHSQRRILHAQGDATGAEIVRALAKKVAETTNITLLEEHFAVDILTHQGECVGVVALKPDGEMFVIRSHATILATGGAGQLYRYTTNPEIATADGIAMAYRAGAEVKDMEFIQFHPTALCYPDAPRFLISEAVRGEGAYLRNISGERFMDKYHPQQELAPRDIVARAIVSEMEKTKSTFVYLDITHESEELIKHRFPTIYDFCLAYGLDMVADWIPVAPACHYMMGGVKTDLYGETNVPRLFACGEVSCTGVHGANRLASNSLSEAIVFGHRIVERLQKLSPVMSSISLNESSLRTGKVGNLKKMRLQLQKIMLRKVGVKREAQGLQEALQELESMQTVLSTHTIKREALELKNLLTTAILTTRAALVRTESRGGHYRVDYPEPNEERWHKHITQGINSGLQEESEIRYAME
- the nadC gene encoding carboxylating nicotinate-nucleotide diphosphorylase codes for the protein MLWNKRELQRKIEEWLFEDVGHGDITTMTTIPADEKGTGILYAKEPGMIAGLDIAEQVFHTVDHELDFQRLVPEGSQVQKGDVIAEVTGSVQAILTGERLALNLLQRLSGIATRTQLFVREISHTQARVVDTRKTTPGLRLLEKYAVRVGGGHNHRFALYDAVMIKDNHSKGAGGIKEAVRKAREAIPHTMKIEVEAESLKQVHEALEAGADIIMLDNMPCDMMREAVQIIQGKAIIEASGGVTLETVRAIAETGVDVISVGGLTHSVTALDISLDLNQRKR
- a CDS encoding type III pantothenate kinase, translating into MLLVMDIGNTNIVLGMYQGDRLVYHWRIASDRNKTEDEYGMLVLNLFQNAKLTLEAVTGIIISSVVPPLNKAVESMCEKYFAKKPLLIGPGIKTGLNIKAEYPREVGADRIVNAVAAIHEYGSPLLIVDFGTATTFCYIDEKNQYWGGAIAPGIGISTEALFTRAAKLPRIEIAKPATVIGRNTIASMQSGIFYGFIGQVEGIVRRMKQECNSKPTVVATGGLAPLIARETDCIDVVDQHLTLKGLRLIYDRNM